The genomic window GGCACCGGCGATGTGGCTTTAACGCTCTCCCAAGGCGCGATGCCGATCGCTGGCGCGGTGGTGGTCTGCACGCCCCAGGAAGTCGCGCTGTTGGACGCCGTCAAAGCGATCAGCATGTTCGGGACGGTCAAGATCCCGGTCGCCGGCATGGTGGAGAACATGAGCGGGTTTGTGTGTCCCGATTGCAATAAGCGTTACGACATCTTCGGGGCCGGCGGGGCGCGGGCCAAAGCCGAAGAGTTGTCGATCCCGTTCTTAGGCGAAATCCCCATCGATCCGGTGCTGCGACAAGCCGGCGACGATGGCCAACTGGCCGACGTGATCCGCAACGACGCCCGCGCGCGGGCGCCGATGGAAAAGGTCGCGCAAAGCCTAGTGCGAGACCTGGCGCAAAAAGCCGCCGCCTCGCCCCCCAAGCCGCAACTGCCCACGCTGTAGTACAAGTAGCATGGGCCCCTGGCCCGTGTGACAGTCAGGGAAAGGTCGCTGTCCTTTTCCTCCCTTGCGCCACCTTGGCGTCTTGATCCTGGCTCTTGCCTGCACGGGCCGGGGACCCATGCTACAGAGTGAACACGGGCCGGGGACCCATGCTACCAGCGCACGAAAAAACCGCATCGAGTGAACTCGATGCGGTCTGCATTTGGTTTTCCCGTCGAAGATCGGGGTGTGTGGAACACCCTCTACTTGCGGCGAGTTGCCTTTTTCTTGGGAGCTGCTTTCGAAGTTTTCTTCTTGGTAGCCCGTTTCTTAACGGCCTTCTTCTTGGCAGCTTTCTTCTTAGCGGTCTTTTTGACGGCTTTTTTCTTCGCAGCCTTCTTCTTGACAGCCTTCTTCTTCACTGCCTTCTTCTTGACTGCTTTCTTCTTGGCGGTCTTGCGAGTTGCGGTCTTCTTGGTTGCTCGTTTCTTAGCAACCTTCTTCTTAGGCGCTCGCTTTACTGCTTTCTTCTTGGCCATGGGGTTCCTCCGCGAAAAGGAAACATGACGGAACTTTTGAGTCACTCGGTTTGCACCGCGGTGACCACGGCCACGTCCGTCAATGGAAAGGTTTGATCAAAGAGCCAAATGACAAGCTTGTTCCTCAAGCCGACACTTAACCATTTGATCCCAAACAAACTTCGCGTAACTTTACGCGCTTCTGCAACCTTGGCAACATCTTTTCCACAAAAATTCATCCCTTGTCAGGGCCGCGAGCAGCGCTAACACAGCGCGCGGCTGCGGTTGCGTGACAACGAATCAGTACCGTCGCCAGTTACCCAACGACTGCAGCATCTCCCAATTGCCAAACGCTAACGACGCAAACAAGATGCCCAAGAAGACTTGTTGGTTAGCCAAACCCCAGGCCGCTAACAGGGCCGCGGCGATCAACGAAACGATCAACGACTGTCGCAACGTACCGCCACCCAAAGCGAACAATTCGCGCGCGATACGACCACCGTCCAAGGGCCATACCGGAACCAGATTCAAGACCGCCCACATCACGCTCGGCCAGACCAAACAGTTGACCATGGCAAAGGTTCCGATGTTCAAAATCGGCTCGCCACCGACCGCCCCTGGCACCCACCGAATCATCCACGGGAGCAACAAGATTTCATAGCCGGCCAGCCGAACCCCCAGCACCACCACCGCCGCCAAGACCAGCTGCGCAAAGGGGCCGGCGGCGGCAATCATAAGGTTTTCCTTACTCGAAAGCCGCGAAGGCGAACGCCCGATCTGACCGGAGGCCACCGGAATGGCCAAGCCACCAAAGTGATACAGCACGATCGTGCTGTGAATGCCACACATCCGAAAGGCCACCGCGTGGCCTAACTCATGCACCAATATCGAGACAAAAATGCAGACCGCCCAGACCAATAACAGCATCGCCACACCGGGCGACCAGAGCTCGTAGGCGCGCAGAAAGATCGTGTCGATACTGACCGCAATGTTGTACCCAAAGATGGCCGCCATCAACCAAAACGTCCATGCGATTCGGACCGGAAAATCGCCTAGACGAAACTCCACGTCATAGGGAGAACGAGCGGGTTCTTGAAGCAACATAAAGGGCTCTCTGCGGAAACAACAAGCGACATCGGGAACGTGTTAGTAGTCGCTCAATGGCAATTGTACCCTGCCTTGGGAGATCTGTTGCCGCCCCTTTTCGCGCGCGTTTGAAAGCCGCGCAAGGGCGAAAAAGTTTTTTGATTTTTTTTGTTTTTTCGTCGCCTCTGCGCGGCTTCAAGCAGCCCTCGCGCTGTTTTGCACACGTCGCTTCCACGTGGCTCTTGATCGCCGTCACGTATCCGCGCGATGCATCGATGGTATCATCGTGGTCATGCAAGACCCACCAACCCAACCGTATCAAGCGACGCGGCGCGACGCATTGCAACCGGCGCTTGTGCTGTTTGCAATCGCAGCCGTGATGACCGCTTGCTTATGGGCGATGGGCCGCGTGTGGTGGTGCGAAGTCGGAGACGTGGTGCCGTGGTCGTGGGATGTGTGGAGCCCCCACAACTCACAACACCTGATCGACCCCTATTCACTGTCGCATCTCGAACACGGACTGGCCCTGTTTCTGATGCTTCACTTGGTCGCCAAACGTTGGCTTACGCAACGGCAGATGATCTATATCGTGGCGATCGTCGAAGCGGTTTGGGAAATCGCTGAAAACACGCCCTGGATGATCGAACGCTACCGCACGGCAACCATCTCGCTGGACTATTTCGGCGACAGCATCCTCAATTCGCTCGGCGACCTCGTGATGTGCTTGATCGGCGTCCAAATCGCGCGCAAATCGTCGTGGTGGATCACCGTGGGACTGCTGGTGACGTTAGAACTCGTCAGCGTGCTCTGGATTCGCGATAGCCTGCTGTTGAACATCCTGATGCTAACCGCCCCCAGCGACGCGATCCGCACTTGGCAGGCGGGCGATTAAATTGCAGTTTTTGTCCCTGGGGACGTGAAATGAATTACTGCAGCTTTGAACCTTGGGGCCGCTTCCTTCACCCTCCTTTTTAAGGAGGGTCGAGCCTTAGCGAGGGGACGTTCTTTTGGAGCGGCGCGGTCGCCCTCTCCTCGCTGACGCTCGACTCTCCCAGAGGGGCTACTTGCCGGTCGAACGGCGGAAGGCTTCGAAGGCGTCACGGTACAACGGCGGTGCGGGCACGCGCGATCCGGCGTCTTCGAGATTTCGCAAAGCGTCCGCGCGATCTTGCTGCCGCACGGCGTCCGGACCGCGTTCACGCAACCCCAGACTCTGCAACGCCTCTTCAAACTCCTTGCCCGCCTCGCCTTCGGTTCCACCGGATAACTGACGAGTCTTCTGCCAACGCTCTTGGAAGTCGCGGAGATCCTGTTCCGTCCAATTCAACTTTTCCAACAACTCGGCATCGGGTTGATCGCGCTGTTGCTCCAGGTAATCCAACACCATGTCGGTCGCCTTCTTGGCGTACTCCAAGTTCGCCGGATCAGATTGCGGTGGCGTTTCCGGAGGCCCACCATCGGCCGCGGCATCGTTTGGCGTCCCCGAACTGGATGGACGATCGCCCGCCGTGCCCGCATCGGCGGCTTGACCGCTGGGATCGCCCTGCGAAGGCGAACCGTCCGCCGCCGGCTGCTGCATGGAATCCGCTCCACCCGGATCTTGGGATCCACCAGGCTCTTGGGAAGCACCGGGTTCCTGCGCGCCGCCTAGTTCCTGCGCGCCGCCTGGTTCTTGCGTGCCACCGGGTTCTTGCGACGCACCTGGCTCCTGGGATCCGCCGGGTTCTTGGGATCCGCCGGGCTCTTGCGACGCACCGGGATCCTGAGAACCGCCCGGCTCTTGTGATGCACCAGGTTCTTGTGACGCGCTGGAATCTTGCGATCCGCCAGGTTCTTGCGATGCACCGGGATCTTGGGAACCACCGGCGTCTTGCGATGCACCCGGTTCCTGTGAGCCGCCAGGTTCTTGTGATGCACCGGGCTCTTGTGATGCACCGGACTCCTGTTCCCCGCCGGGTTCCTGTGATCCGCCAGGTTCTTGTGATGCACCGGAGTCTTGTGACGTGCCAGGGTCTTGATTTGCACCGGGTTCCTGGGACATTCCGGGCTCTTGAGATCCGCCTGGTTCTTGGGATGCACCGGGCTGCTGTGAGCCACCGGGTTCTTGCGATGCGCCAGGGTCTTGGGATGCGCCAGGTTCTTGCGATGCGCCAGGGTCTTGCGATGCACCGGGTTGTTGTGTCTCGCCTGGGTCTTGATTTGCACCGGGCTCTTGAGATCCACCAGGTTCTTCTGATGCACCGGGCTCCTGTTCCCCGCCGGGTTCCTGCGACGCGCCTGGTTCCTGTGCTCCGCCAGGCTCCTTAGACGCGCCAGGGTCTTGCGATGCACCGGGCTCCTGGGACATGCCAGGATCTTGTGCTCCACCGGGGTCCTGGGATGCACCGGGGTCCTGTGATGCACCGGGTTCTTCTGATCCACCAGGCTCTTGCGATGCGCCGGGCTCTTGCGATGCACCGGGGTCCTGCGATGCACCGGGTTCTTGCGAACCGCCAGACTCTTGCGAACTGCCGGGGTCCTGTGACGCGCCGGGCTGTTGCGATCCGTCGGGGGATTGCTGCGAGGACTGACCGCCCTGCTTTCGCTGCTGTTCTTCGATGTGTTGTTTGATGCGTTCAAAGGCCTCCGCATCGCCTTCGGGTGGCCCCTGTTCGCTTTCACCGGACGCCGAGTCCCCGGCACCGGGCGTCGCGTTCTGCGGGTCCATCTCTCCGCCTTGGCCGTCGGATGCACCGCCTTCACCTTCGGACGTACCGCCCTGCCCTTCGGACGTACCACCTTCACCCTCGGACTCGCCGCCTTGACCTTCCGACGTACCACCTTCACCCTCGGACTCGCCGCCTTGACCTTCCGACGCACCACCTTCACCCTCGGACTCACCGCCTTCGCCTTCCGACTTACCGCCTTCACCCTCGGACTCGCCGCCCTGGCCTTCGGACTTACCGCCTTGGCCTTCGGAGCCGCCGCCTTCGCCGTCCGACTCGCCACCTTGTTCTCCCGAGCCGCCGCCTTGTTCGCCCGACGGATCGCCTTGTCCTTCGGATGCTTCGCCCTCGCCACCGTCGTCGGACTCATTGGGTTCGACGGCCGGTTGATCATCGGCTGCGGTCATACCGTCTTCGGCGGGCTGGTTCTCACTGATCTGCGCCGGTTTGACGATCCGCAACGTGATCGGATCGCTGAGCGTAACGTTGGGTGCCGGCGCCCCATCGGCATCGTGCCGGTTGTCTTTGGCGATGGCCGTGATCGTGACTTCATGACCCGGTTGGAGGTTCCACTGCGCGGGGCGGAAACGCATCAAGCCGATTTTGTTTTGACGGTCACCGGTAGCGTTTTGCCACAAGATGGGTTCCGCCAAGCGCTGTACGCCACGATCGATTTGCAGCTGTACTGAAGTCAATCCGAAATCCGGATCCAGGGCGTGAACTTCGATTTCCTGCTGCGCGTCGACCGGCAACGACTTGGGCGACTGCACCGGCACGGCGATCGACACCTCGGGCGCCAAATCGGGCAGGACGCGAATCGGATACACCACCGGCTGCGGGTTCTCCACGCCGGCCGCGTCTTGCACCAACAACCGATAACTATCGATGGCCACCACGCCTCGCTGCGAGTCTCCCAGACGCAACAGCAGGTCAGCATGCACCGTGCGGCCGTCATCGGAAACGCTCACCGGCGTGGAGCCAGCGGCGGCGATGATTTTGCCGCGGACATCGCGCGGATTTAATTCCATCCGTCCCGACTTGACCGCTCGATTGGTACGGGCCGTTATCCGCACTCGCGTGCCTTCCAAACCCTCGATCGATGCCGCGCGGCGAGTGCGTTCGCTCTGAGCGGTGTAGGCGGGCGGTTGGTAGCGGACGCTGGTGATGTTCACGACCGGCACGTCCTGGACGTCAATCGTAAAACGATCGCTGCGGGCGTCCCCGGCGATCACGGTGTACTGCGTGGTCACATCCAAGCCGTGGGGCAACCCCAACGTGGCCTGATACACGTCGGACACCTCAGGCTCGGGCTGCATGTCCAGCCAGCGGATCGCTTCGCCCGCCGAACGCAATTCCAACCGCGGTTGATCGCTGCCGCTGAGCCGATCAAAGCGAGCCGTGACGAGCACCTGCTGGCCGGCCATCACGGCGGCGTCGCCGGGCGTCACCTCGAGGATGCGAACCCGCGTGGGGGCATCGATCGACGCCAAGGGCATCAACAGGCGACCGGCCGATTGGAAGGTGTTCTTGGGCGAGACCACGACATAGATCGCCAGCACGGCCAACACCGCGGCCACGGCTATCCAAAGCCGAAAGCTGCTGTGAGCTTCGGAGGGCAACCGATCGCCTTGGCCTTGCAAGCTGCCGGCCGCACGAGCCCCGATCGAACGCACCACGATGCCCCGCAGTCCCGGCGTGACGCGGTCGTCGCGGAGCGTGACGTAACTGGTCAGCGAGTGCTTCAGGGCCGGCAGATCACGTTCGATCGCGTAAGCCGCATAAGCATGGTTGATCTGGGACGTAAACAGCGGCCGCAGTCGCCGCCAACTCCACCAACCGCCCGCAGCGACGGCCACGCTGACCACCACGGTGCGGCCGATCAGCCCGGGAGACCAGATCCACTGGTCGACGATCGCCCACACCAACAGCAGCGTCAGCGTGGCGATCACCAGAGTCAACAAACACCGCGTCAATTCGCTCCGCCATAATCCGCGCCGAGCCCCTTCGATGCGGGCTTGAATCAGTTCGTCACTCGGATGCGAAGCCTTGGTCGACGAGGAAGTCTTGGTCGACGAGGAAACGGATGCGGTGGCCATCGAGAGCCTGCGGGAAAAGGGCGGAAGTTCAAGCGCAAAGAGTCCCTTCCAGTATAGACCGAGCGGACTGATCACGTCCTCGATAAACAAGCGGAAACGCTCGGGAAGGTTTGCAGGCCGAGATTCATGTCGGCCCGTTGGGCCTTTGCGCTGCTTTCATCACCGGATAGGTGGGCTGGGCTAGATATTGAGATCTAAAAAAGCCGCATCCCTTTCCTAGGCACGGAGTGCCGACACAGCCTTTGCCGGGGGTGTGAACCCCCGGATCGAAGGTGTTAAAACACACAAGGCCCGGAGGGCCGACACAGTTCTGCCGACGCGCACCGCCGCTCGGAATCCTTTTGTGTCGGCCCTCCGGGCCTTTAGTTTTGATAAGGACGTTTACCGGGGGTTTACACCCCCGGCAAAGACTATACCGGCCCTCCGGGCCTAACGCGCCGAAGGCCGCGCGGCCTATAACACCGATTCGTCAGCCGACTCCCAAACGGGAGGGTGCGGCGTTAATCCAGTTCGCAAGCGGCGTTAGCTGCCCTGCTCTTCTCCGGCGTCGTCGCTGCCGGTGCCGGCCGGCACGGGCTCGTCGGACCCGGCGTTGCCACGCGTTTCGCCTTCGAAGTTCAATCGCGTTACCTTGCCGTCGTCGTTCTTGAACACATCGACAACCAGCGTGTCCTTGCCTTCGAAGGTGCCTCGCAGCAGTTCTTCGGCCAAGGGGTCTTCGATCCGCTGCTCGATGGCACGACGCAAGGGGCGAGCACCGTAGTCCAGGTCGCTGCCTTTCTTGATCAAGAATTCTTTGGCGGCATCGGTCAATTCCAATGCGAAGCCACGATCTTGCAAGCGTTCGCGAACCTTGACCAGTTCGAAATCGATGACCTTCTTCAAATCTTCGCCGGTCAGGTGACGGAAGATAATCGTATCGTCCAGACGGTTCAGGAATTCAGGCCGGAAGACGCGTTGAATCTGATCCATCACACGGGACTTCATCGATTCGTAACTGGCGTCGTCTTCGGGACGCTGGAAACCAAACGCCGACTCGTTCTTGATCGCTTCCGCACCGGCATTGGTGGTCATGATCAAGATCGTGTTGCGGAAGTCGACGTTACGACCGAAGGAATCGGTCAAACGGCCTTCTTCCATCACCTGCAACAGCGTGTTGAACACGTCGGGGTGAGCTTTTTCGATTTCGTCGAACAGCACCACGGCGTAGGGACGACGGCGGATCTTTTCGGTCAGCTGACCGCCTTCTTCGTAGCCCACAAATCCGGGAGGCGCCCCGATCAGACGGCTGACGTTGTGCTTCTCCATGTATTCGCTCATGTCGATATGCACCAGGGCATCGGCATCGCCAAACATGTATTCCGCCAAAGCTTTGGCCAACAACGTTTTACCCACACCGGTCGGTCCGGCAAAGATAAACGAACCGGTCGGACGTTTAGGGTCTTTCAATCCGCTACGGCTACGACGCACGGCTTTGGAGATCGCCGTCACGGCGGCGTCTTGGCTGACGACGCGTTTGTGCAATTCCTCTTCCATCTGCATCAAACGCAAGGAATCTTCGGTGGACAGACGCGTCAGCGGAATGCCGGTCATCTTGCTGACCACTTCGGCGATCACTTCTTCGTCGACCACGCCGTCGGTCTGCTGACTCTTCTCACGCCATTCGCGAGTGATCTGCTCCTTCTTACGGCGCAGCTTTTCAGCCTGATCACGCAGCTTGGCGGCTTTCTCAAAGTCTTGATTGGCGACCGCGTCTTCTTTGTCCTTGTTCAAGGTTTCGACTTCGACGTCGATTTCCTTCAAATCCGGCGGACGGGTCATGGTCCGCAGACGAATCCGAGCACCGGCCTCGTCGATCACGTCGATGGCCTTGTCCGGCAGGCAACGCGCGGTGATGTAGCGTTCGCTCATCTCCACCGCCGCGACCACGGCATCGTCGGTGATCTGCACACGGTGATGCTCTTCGTAGCGTTCGCGGAGTCCTTTGAGGATTTCGATCGTTTCATCAGTCCCGGTAGGCTCGATGATGATCTCTTGGAAACGACGCGCCAGAGCGTTGTCCTTTTCGATGTACTTGCGGTACTCGTCCAGCGTGGTCGCACCGATGCACTGGATTTCGCCACGCGCCAGAGCGGGCTTGAGCACGTTGGCCGCGTCGATGGCGCCTTCCGCACCACCGGCACCGACCAGGGTGTGCAATTCGTCGATGAACAGAATCGTGTTCTTGGCGCGACGCACTTCGGTCATCACGGCCTTGATGCGTTCTTCGAACTGACCGCGATACTTGGTACCGGCGACCATCATCGCCAAGTCCAAGACGACGATGCGTTTGTCGGCCAAGATCTCGGGAACTTCGCCAGCGATCACGCGCTGAGCAAAACCTTCGACGATGGCCGTCTTGCCCACGCCCGCTTCGCCCAGCAGCACGGGGTTGTTTTTGGTTCGGCGGCAGAGAATCTGAATCGCTCGTTCGATCTCACGCTGACGGCCGATGACCGGGTCCAGCTCGCCCTTCTTGGCCAACTCGGTCAAGTCGCGGCCGAAACTGTCCAAGGCCGGCGTCTTGCTCTTGCTGCTCTTGCCCGAGGAGCTGGAACTTTCGCTCTCGCCGCTGCGGCCGCCACGCTCGCCGACTTCGGAACCTTCCAAGCCATGGCCCAGCAGGTTCAGCACTTCTTCGCGGACGTCTTCCAGCTTCAAGCCCAGGTTCATCAATACCTGAGCGGCGACGCCTTCCTGCTCGCGCAACAAGCCCAACAAAATGTGCTCGGTGCCGACGTAGGTGTGATTCAGGTTACGAGCTTCTTCCATCGAGTACTCGATGACCTTCTTGGCTCGTGGGGTTTGAGGCAGTTTGCCGACGGTCACCATTTCAGGACCGCTCTGCACCAACTTCTCCACCTCCAAGCGGATCTTGCGAAGATCGACTTCGAGATTTTTCAGGACGTTGGCGGCAACTCCACTGCCTTCTTTCACCAAGCCCAGCAGGATGTGCTCGGTCCCGATGTATTCGTGGTTGAACCGCTGAGCCTCTTGGTTAGCAAGTTGCATCACCTTGCGGGCGCGGTCGGTAAATCGTTCATACATGGTTTCGAACCTTCGTGTTGCGTGTTCGCTTGGATTCGCCTGCCAGGCTGGCGTTCCGGTTAATCAGCTCTTTACATTGCAAACTGTACGCCGCAGAGAGGAATTCCGCACCAGAAGCTCCCCTCGATGGCGAACAGCCTGTCCACAAGTCTCGTTTTGCAGCAGCTACGCTGATTCTATCGGTTGAAGGAAAATTGGGGGATAGGAGGTGACTGGCGAAGTGCGCCGAATAGACGTAATAACCGGCCGTTTTTCTTTTTGAAAAATCGGTGGCTGTTAGACGGTTCGGTAAGGAGACGAGTCCTCGGAGGCCGGCCAATCTTCTGCCAATTCGGCAGCAAACGCCTGATCGGTCGCCGCCGCACTAAGCGAATCGGCCGCCGGGACGGACGTTTCCCGCAAGGGCCCATCGGCCTCCGCCTCTTGCATCGTCCGCTCACCCCGGACCGCTGTACGCAATTCCTCCCCAGACGACTCCTGCGAGGCCTGTGAATTGCTAGCAACATCGGATGCGCTGGTCGTTTCGGGCACAGCGGTGGTTTCGGGCTCAACGGTGGTTTCACATCCACCACCACTTTCGCTCCTCGCCTCCGCCGCGCTGCCCAAATCCTGCGGCTCGGCCGCATCGACGGCGGCGGGCGTATCGCCTGCGTTGTCAGTGTCGTCCGCGTCAGCCGCGTTGGACTCTGCAGCCGCTTCAAATCGTTTTAACCGCTTGCGTTCGTCCTGCAGCTCCAGCCACCAGAAATCGCCGCGTTCGAGCCGTTCCAATTGGTCCAGCAGGTTAGCGGCGGCGGCCAGCCGGTTGGTGTGGCGATATACGCCGGCTAACAGCAGCAACGCCGGTGGATCCCGCGATTCAATTTCCAGGCAGTCGCTCAATAACGCCTCGGCTTCCACCCAATGGCCGCGGAGGTACTGGATGTGGGCCTCGGCGAAGCGATCGGGTTGGTCGCTAGCACTGCGCGGGCTGACGACTTCCGGCAGCCGCTGCAGCGATTTGGTCACGCAGTAGATCCACACTCCCACCGCGGCCCAGCAAGCCAGCCTGACCAGCAGCGGAGCCAGCCATTCGGGATAGATAAAGCGAGCGACCAACAGGAAATTGACCGCAAAAGCAAACGTCAGAGCAGCCGGCAGGGCAGCCAGCTGGCCACGAAACCACATTTCGGGCAGTCCGGGCCACAGACAGGTCAGGTAATGCTTGCCAGAAGCTTCCATGCAACGGATCCGGCGGAAGGCGAATAAACGAACAATCGCCGCGAGCGTACCGCACCAAGCCGCTAGGCCACAATAGAAAACACCCTCCAACACGGGCCGTAGCCGAAGTCGCCAGACTTTGGACCGTTTCGTCGTCCCAATCCAAACTCTGGCGAGTTCGGCTACGTTTTACGGGGCGGGTAGCGCAAACAAAAAAACCCACTGACCGAGACCGCTTGGGTCCCAGCCAGTGGGCGATTTTTCTCGCGTTACCGTAAAGGTGTAAGCGAGGTGGGGTGGCTGCCGCAATTAGCAGCCCGCCGACTTTTAACTACGGGTTAGAACCACCCCGTTGGCAAGTACAGCAATATTCCACTTGAACACCTCCTTTACACTTCGTTGAAGACGAGTCCTCGATCAGGTGCCAACCAGAACGATCGAAACCCTCGTACGGAAACATTCTGTCGCGACGCGTCATCGC from Roseimaritima ulvae includes these protein-coding regions:
- a CDS encoding DUF2585 family protein, which codes for MQDPPTQPYQATRRDALQPALVLFAIAAVMTACLWAMGRVWWCEVGDVVPWSWDVWSPHNSQHLIDPYSLSHLEHGLALFLMLHLVAKRWLTQRQMIYIVAIVEAVWEIAENTPWMIERYRTATISLDYFGDSILNSLGDLVMCLIGVQIARKSSWWITVGLLVTLELVSVLWIRDSLLLNILMLTAPSDAIRTWQAGD
- a CDS encoding ATP-dependent Clp protease ATP-binding subunit, with product MYERFTDRARKVMQLANQEAQRFNHEYIGTEHILLGLVKEGSGVAANVLKNLEVDLRKIRLEVEKLVQSGPEMVTVGKLPQTPRAKKVIEYSMEEARNLNHTYVGTEHILLGLLREQEGVAAQVLMNLGLKLEDVREEVLNLLGHGLEGSEVGERGGRSGESESSSSSGKSSKSKTPALDSFGRDLTELAKKGELDPVIGRQREIERAIQILCRRTKNNPVLLGEAGVGKTAIVEGFAQRVIAGEVPEILADKRIVVLDLAMMVAGTKYRGQFEERIKAVMTEVRRAKNTILFIDELHTLVGAGGAEGAIDAANVLKPALARGEIQCIGATTLDEYRKYIEKDNALARRFQEIIIEPTGTDETIEILKGLRERYEEHHRVQITDDAVVAAVEMSERYITARCLPDKAIDVIDEAGARIRLRTMTRPPDLKEIDVEVETLNKDKEDAVANQDFEKAAKLRDQAEKLRRKKEQITREWREKSQQTDGVVDEEVIAEVVSKMTGIPLTRLSTEDSLRLMQMEEELHKRVVSQDAAVTAISKAVRRSRSGLKDPKRPTGSFIFAGPTGVGKTLLAKALAEYMFGDADALVHIDMSEYMEKHNVSRLIGAPPGFVGYEEGGQLTEKIRRRPYAVVLFDEIEKAHPDVFNTLLQVMEEGRLTDSFGRNVDFRNTILIMTTNAGAEAIKNESAFGFQRPEDDASYESMKSRVMDQIQRVFRPEFLNRLDDTIIFRHLTGEDLKKVIDFELVKVRERLQDRGFALELTDAAKEFLIKKGSDLDYGARPLRRAIEQRIEDPLAEELLRGTFEGKDTLVVDVFKNDDGKVTRLNFEGETRGNAGSDEPVPAGTGSDDAGEEQGS
- a CDS encoding site-2 protease family protein codes for the protein MLLQEPARSPYDVEFRLGDFPVRIAWTFWLMAAIFGYNIAVSIDTIFLRAYELWSPGVAMLLLVWAVCIFVSILVHELGHAVAFRMCGIHSTIVLYHFGGLAIPVASGQIGRSPSRLSSKENLMIAAAGPFAQLVLAAVVVLGVRLAGYEILLLPWMIRWVPGAVGGEPILNIGTFAMVNCLVWPSVMWAVLNLVPVWPLDGGRIARELFALGGGTLRQSLIVSLIAAALLAAWGLANQQVFLGILFASLAFGNWEMLQSLGNWRRY
- a CDS encoding tetratricopeptide repeat protein, translating into MEASGKHYLTCLWPGLPEMWFRGQLAALPAALTFAFAVNFLLVARFIYPEWLAPLLVRLACWAAVGVWIYCVTKSLQRLPEVVSPRSASDQPDRFAEAHIQYLRGHWVEAEALLSDCLEIESRDPPALLLLAGVYRHTNRLAAAANLLDQLERLERGDFWWLELQDERKRLKRFEAAAESNAADADDTDNAGDTPAAVDAAEPQDLGSAAEARSESGGGCETTVEPETTAVPETTSASDVASNSQASQESSGEELRTAVRGERTMQEAEADGPLRETSVPAADSLSAAATDQAFAAELAEDWPASEDSSPYRTV